In Paraflavitalea devenefica, the following are encoded in one genomic region:
- a CDS encoding RagB/SusD family nutrient uptake outer membrane protein, translating to MNKKYLWFLLAGGLLTGCRKLDQVPEATATKEAVFGSEKGLETYAYSFYDVLPDANAVHRGDEMSDYGARTQAPDFYRKGSGFGSRQSSGWDWRNLRNINYFIENCNSPKVANPVKQHYIGLARFFRAVFYFDKVKRFGDVPWITKAMTVEDPALFNGRDPRAKVMDSVLADLNFACENIKASDDKTRSLVTKMVAYAYKSRICLFEGTFRKYHDYSGGLAQGLSGTANTWLDEAVSAADTVIKKGGYSLNTADGPAKAYRLLFTSKAPVSSEIILAAVCDPALSVFNDANWWWTSATYGARISFTRTFVNTYLNIDGTPFTDKPGYKTMVFADEVKDRDMRLQQTIRMGDYKRINGGKTEPAPPVFSYTYTGYQPIKWCLDDTYFDGGSRNDNSISMIRYAEVLLNYAEARAELGTFEAGDWIKTIGALRKRAGIAAAAADALPTVADPYLATNYFPDISSKPVLLEIRRERGIELALEGLRFYDLVRWHHGELMNLPWNGFYVPALDVMMDLNGDGKNDVYFYTVKPATQVSGVTYINVAETLANGTKNPQRLSNDTKGELTWLTNVERAWEEKHYLYPIPEADLQLNSKLGQNLLWK from the coding sequence ATGAACAAAAAATATTTATGGTTTTTACTGGCAGGTGGTCTGCTGACCGGCTGCCGCAAACTGGACCAGGTACCGGAAGCTACCGCCACGAAAGAAGCTGTATTCGGCAGCGAGAAAGGACTGGAAACCTATGCGTATTCATTTTATGATGTTTTACCCGATGCCAATGCCGTACACCGGGGCGATGAAATGAGTGATTACGGGGCCCGCACCCAGGCGCCAGATTTTTACCGGAAGGGAAGCGGGTTTGGTTCCCGCCAAAGCAGTGGATGGGATTGGAGAAACCTGCGTAACATCAACTATTTTATAGAGAACTGCAACAGTCCTAAGGTAGCCAACCCTGTAAAACAACATTACATTGGCCTGGCGCGGTTCTTCAGGGCGGTTTTTTATTTTGACAAAGTAAAACGCTTTGGCGACGTTCCCTGGATCACCAAGGCAATGACCGTAGAAGACCCAGCCCTGTTCAATGGCCGTGATCCAAGGGCCAAAGTAATGGACTCTGTATTGGCTGATCTGAACTTTGCCTGCGAAAATATTAAAGCATCAGACGACAAAACACGCAGTCTCGTTACCAAGATGGTAGCGTATGCTTATAAGTCACGCATATGCCTGTTTGAAGGAACATTCAGAAAGTACCATGATTATAGTGGCGGACTGGCGCAGGGTTTAAGCGGAACAGCCAATACCTGGCTGGATGAAGCCGTAAGTGCCGCTGATACAGTAATCAAAAAAGGCGGATACAGCCTTAATACAGCCGATGGACCTGCCAAAGCCTACCGCCTGTTATTTACCAGCAAAGCGCCTGTTAGCAGCGAAATCATCCTGGCGGCAGTCTGTGACCCTGCATTGAGTGTATTCAATGATGCCAACTGGTGGTGGACAAGTGCTACCTATGGGGCCCGCATCAGCTTTACCCGCACATTCGTGAATACCTACCTCAACATTGATGGAACCCCTTTTACCGACAAGCCCGGTTATAAAACGATGGTCTTTGCCGATGAGGTGAAAGACAGAGATATGCGCCTGCAGCAAACCATCCGCATGGGAGATTATAAAAGGATCAATGGCGGCAAAACAGAACCGGCGCCTCCCGTATTTTCCTATACCTATACAGGTTATCAACCCATCAAATGGTGCCTGGACGATACTTATTTTGATGGCGGCAGCCGTAATGATAACTCCATCTCCATGATACGTTATGCCGAAGTGTTGTTGAACTATGCAGAGGCCAGGGCTGAATTGGGAACTTTTGAGGCAGGCGACTGGATTAAAACCATAGGCGCCCTGCGCAAAAGAGCAGGCATAGCCGCTGCTGCTGCCGATGCACTGCCCACTGTAGCAGACCCTTACCTGGCTACCAATTATTTCCCTGATATCAGCAGCAAGCCCGTCCTGCTGGAAATACGCCGCGAGCGGGGCATAGAGCTGGCGCTGGAAGGATTGCGTTTTTATGATCTTGTACGCTGGCATCACGGTGAACTAATGAACCTTCCCTGGAATGGATTTTATGTACCGGCCCTTGATGTAATGATGGATTTGAATGGCGATGGGAAAAATGATGTTTACTTTTATACAGTAAAACCTGCTACGCAAGTGTCGGGAGTTACTTACATAAACGTAGCGGAAACCCTGGCCAATGGAACAAAGAATCCGCAACGTTTATCGAACGATACCAAAGGAGAGCTTACCTGGCTTACGAATGTAGAAAGGGCCTGGGAAGAGAAACACTACCTGTATCCGATACCTGAGGCCGACCTTCAGTTGAATTCGAAGCTGGGTCAGAACCTGTTGTGGAAATAA
- a CDS encoding endonuclease/exonuclease/phosphatase family protein, translated as MKQISIIVCLALFFSSTLHAQDIRIATYNVRYDNKGDSGNLWTSRYPVIKALVQFHDFDIFGTQEGLRHQIDTLSANLPEYAWYGLGRDDGQAKGEHSAIFYKKDKYKLLNKGDFWLSETPEKPGPGWDARLNRICSWVQLQEVKSKKKFYVFNVHYDHQGVKARQESSKLILEKIKTIAGSNPVLLTGDFNGDHNSQWYQLIATSDVLADTYRLVKSPYANNGSFNSFRVSNSPAIIDHIFVTKQFTVKKWGILTDTYYGKYPSDHFPVVADVTLK; from the coding sequence ATGAAACAGATCAGCATTATTGTTTGCCTTGCGTTGTTCTTTTCTTCAACATTACATGCTCAGGATATCCGTATTGCTACTTACAATGTCCGTTATGACAACAAAGGGGATAGTGGTAATCTCTGGACAAGCCGGTATCCTGTTATCAAGGCGTTGGTACAGTTCCATGATTTCGACATTTTTGGTACACAGGAAGGATTGAGACACCAGATAGATACCCTGAGCGCCAACCTGCCCGAGTATGCCTGGTATGGCTTGGGTCGTGATGACGGACAGGCCAAAGGCGAGCATTCAGCGATCTTTTATAAGAAAGACAAATACAAACTGCTGAATAAGGGAGATTTCTGGTTGTCGGAAACACCGGAAAAGCCTGGTCCCGGATGGGATGCGCGCCTTAACCGTATCTGCTCCTGGGTGCAGTTGCAGGAGGTGAAAAGCAAAAAGAAGTTTTACGTGTTCAATGTGCATTATGATCACCAGGGGGTAAAAGCAAGGCAGGAAAGCAGCAAGCTGATCCTTGAAAAGATCAAGACCATTGCCGGCAGCAACCCGGTTCTTTTAACCGGCGATTTTAATGGTGATCACAACAGCCAATGGTACCAGCTTATTGCGACTTCTGATGTGCTGGCCGATACTTACAGGTTAGTGAAATCACCGTATGCCAACAATGGTTCTTTCAACAGCTTCCGGGTATCCAACAGTCCCGCTATCATTGATCACATCTTTGTGACCAAACAGTTTACTGTTAAAAAATGGGGTATTCTCACAGATACCTATTATGGCAAGTATCCTTCAGACCATTTCCCGGTGGTGGCTGATGTGACGTTGAAATAG
- a CDS encoding DEAD/DEAH box helicase, whose translation MDNQKPGQKTIIITEQYKKPLEIAGLLLNLDPRKQVGFYVEAVALKDPKQPQSITKQPLLDKVAVKGLKPTPYILQGILKQLTGISARQEQEKWQQRYQEDGITAVDQDTWVRHKMYRYFYQALQDVKPFASLLKWYYETTDELLSTTKVVRPGSISNYSPVISLQLIRTPAEVMRMLVLVKINEHLYPLTDFKRHGFLLRHKNEFFLLKPEDAVLAERYPEGFHDIPAVNEQAFLQKQLPELEQQYAIDRTMLQKLETLAVTPQCRIHLSELNGSFLMIRTRWQYGDFELDNATTPAEEINTPDGRYSIVKDLAAEKETLDFIQSQHKKFSQQNNGYFYLPFADAEKSQWFVKFYRKLNDRNIPVYGMESMQHFRYNANRPVIQFTQKGNSIDWFDLTVHISYGDQTITLAELQKALQNKQHFLLLKDGTLGEIPEEWQAQFGLLLQMGEIDKDKLRLSKLHWTLTEDLAKNGQLIVQNTIETSRQKWERMHQSANTFTVSKAIQATLRDYQQAGFAWFCMLDEMQWGGCLADDMGLGKTLQTISFLQHLHEKYPGETHLVICPTSLMYNWENELKKFAPELRYLIYHGSERKQAGTDWKHYDIIISSYGSVRNDIETIKQFTFGYIVLDESQVIKNPSSLVTSAMMQLQSRNRLILSGTPIQNNTFDLYAQMQFVNPGLLGSHNFFKTTFAVPVDKYGDTEKTQQLRKLIYPFLLRRTKEQVAKDLPPKTEITLWCEMGEEQRRVYDEIKNYYRENLLERIQQEGMGSNTILVLEGLTRLRQVCNAPKLLNGGNNSYTDESVKLEELLREIENNTGRHKALVFSQFTGMLQLIAAAMQERGIPFLYLDGSTKAIDRQQLVERFQTEENLPVFLISLKAGGVGLTLTAADYVYLVDPWWNPAAEQQAIDRTHRIGQQNKVFAYKMICKDSVEEKILALQQRKKALAEELITEDTGFVKNMTAEDVDFLFS comes from the coding sequence ATGGATAATCAAAAGCCGGGACAGAAGACGATCATTATAACAGAACAATATAAAAAGCCACTGGAAATAGCCGGGCTGCTCCTCAACCTCGATCCCCGCAAACAGGTGGGGTTCTACGTGGAAGCGGTTGCGCTGAAAGATCCCAAACAACCACAAAGCATCACCAAGCAGCCACTTCTGGATAAAGTGGCCGTAAAAGGGCTTAAACCTACACCTTATATCCTGCAGGGTATCCTGAAACAGTTAACTGGTATTTCGGCAAGGCAGGAGCAGGAAAAGTGGCAGCAACGCTACCAGGAAGATGGCATCACGGCCGTTGACCAGGATACCTGGGTGCGGCATAAGATGTACCGCTATTTTTACCAGGCCTTACAGGACGTAAAACCTTTTGCCTCCCTGCTGAAATGGTATTATGAAACCACCGATGAACTGCTCAGCACTACTAAGGTGGTGAGGCCTGGCAGCATCAGCAACTATAGCCCTGTTATATCATTGCAGCTTATCCGTACCCCGGCCGAAGTAATGCGGATGCTGGTACTGGTAAAGATCAATGAACATTTATACCCGCTTACCGACTTTAAACGGCATGGCTTTTTGTTGCGGCATAAAAATGAGTTCTTCCTGCTCAAGCCGGAAGATGCAGTGTTGGCAGAGCGCTATCCGGAAGGGTTCCATGATATTCCTGCCGTCAATGAACAAGCTTTCCTGCAAAAGCAGTTGCCGGAATTGGAGCAGCAATACGCGATAGACCGCACGATGCTGCAGAAGCTGGAAACCCTTGCTGTTACGCCCCAATGCCGCATTCACCTCAGTGAATTGAACGGGAGCTTTTTAATGATCCGCACCCGCTGGCAATATGGTGATTTTGAGCTGGACAATGCTACTACCCCGGCAGAAGAGATCAATACACCGGATGGCCGGTACAGTATTGTAAAAGACCTGGCCGCAGAAAAAGAAACGCTTGATTTTATTCAGTCACAACACAAAAAGTTCAGCCAGCAGAACAATGGTTACTTCTACCTGCCTTTTGCTGATGCAGAGAAAAGCCAGTGGTTTGTAAAGTTCTATCGCAAGCTCAATGACCGCAATATACCGGTGTACGGCATGGAGTCCATGCAACATTTCCGGTACAATGCCAACCGGCCTGTGATACAATTCACACAAAAGGGCAATAGCATTGACTGGTTCGATCTTACTGTTCATATCTCCTACGGCGATCAAACCATTACACTGGCCGAATTGCAGAAGGCCTTACAGAACAAGCAACACTTTCTGCTCCTGAAAGATGGCACACTCGGTGAAATACCCGAAGAATGGCAGGCGCAGTTTGGCCTGCTGCTGCAGATGGGAGAGATTGACAAGGATAAATTACGCTTATCCAAACTGCACTGGACGCTCACAGAAGACCTGGCAAAGAACGGGCAGCTTATCGTACAGAACACCATAGAAACTTCCCGCCAAAAGTGGGAACGGATGCACCAGTCGGCCAATACTTTTACAGTGTCAAAGGCTATTCAGGCTACGCTGCGTGATTACCAACAGGCCGGCTTTGCCTGGTTCTGCATGCTGGATGAAATGCAGTGGGGTGGCTGCCTGGCCGATGATATGGGTCTCGGTAAAACCCTGCAGACCATTTCCTTCTTACAACACCTGCATGAAAAATACCCGGGCGAAACCCACCTGGTGATCTGCCCCACCTCACTGATGTACAACTGGGAAAATGAGCTGAAGAAGTTTGCCCCGGAATTGCGTTACCTGATTTACCATGGCAGTGAAAGAAAGCAGGCGGGAACAGATTGGAAGCATTACGACATCATCATCAGCAGCTATGGCAGTGTGCGGAATGATATAGAGACCATTAAACAATTTACTTTCGGCTACATTGTGCTGGATGAAAGCCAGGTGATTAAAAACCCGTCATCCCTTGTCACTTCGGCCATGATGCAATTGCAAAGCCGCAACCGGCTTATCCTTAGTGGTACGCCTATCCAAAACAATACGTTTGACCTGTACGCACAGATGCAGTTTGTGAATCCCGGCTTACTGGGCAGTCATAATTTCTTCAAAACAACTTTTGCGGTGCCGGTGGATAAATATGGAGATACGGAAAAGACCCAACAACTGCGTAAACTGATCTATCCTTTCCTGCTGCGCAGGACCAAGGAACAGGTGGCTAAAGACCTGCCACCCAAAACAGAGATCACCTTGTGGTGTGAAATGGGAGAAGAGCAGCGGCGGGTATACGATGAGATCAAGAACTATTATCGGGAGAACCTGCTGGAACGCATACAGCAGGAGGGAATGGGAAGCAATACCATTTTGGTATTGGAAGGCTTAACCCGCTTACGGCAGGTGTGTAACGCACCCAAACTGCTCAATGGCGGTAATAACAGCTACACGGATGAGTCGGTAAAACTGGAGGAATTACTACGTGAAATTGAGAACAATACCGGCCGCCACAAAGCATTGGTCTTTTCACAGTTTACCGGCATGTTGCAGTTAATTGCGGCTGCTATGCAGGAGCGCGGTATTCCTTTCCTGTACCTCGATGGCAGCACCAAAGCCATCGACCGCCAGCAACTGGTAGAGCGTTTTCAAACGGAAGAAAATCTGCCTGTATTCCTTATCAGCCTAAAAGCCGGCGGTGTAGGCTTAACGCTTACTGCGGCTGACTACGTGTACCTCGTTGACCCCTGGTGGAATCCCGCCGCGGAACAGCAGGCGATAGACCGTACGCACCGCATTGGCCAGCAGAATAAGGTATTTGCCTATAAAATGATCTGCAAAGACTCTGTGGAAGAAAAAATATTAGCGTTGCAACAGCGTAAAAAAGCCCTGGCGGAAGAACTCATTACAGAGGATACTGGCTTCGTCAAGAACATGACTGCGGAAGATGTAGACTTCCTGTTTAGTTAA
- a CDS encoding general stress protein CsbD, with protein sequence MEKTKLTLHSSWEEVKEKIKERNIGITDEDLDFEPGEEDALLERLAVKMERSKEEVKRFIESISYNQDIAS encoded by the coding sequence ATGGAAAAAACAAAACTTACCTTACATTCTTCCTGGGAGGAAGTAAAGGAAAAGATCAAAGAAAGGAATATCGGTATTACCGATGAAGACCTGGACTTTGAACCGGGAGAGGAAGATGCTTTACTGGAAAGATTGGCTGTAAAAATGGAAAGAAGCAAAGAAGAGGTAAAACGGTTTATTGAGAGTATCTCTTACAATCAGGATATAGCATCTTAA
- a CDS encoding DUF3820 family protein produces MEIDSLQPNPDLLLQLVTMKMPFGKYKETLLCDLPVSYLEWFQRKGFPKGKLGMLLQTMYEIRLNGLVYLLEPLKKKS; encoded by the coding sequence ATGGAAATAGATTCCCTGCAACCCAATCCTGATCTTCTGCTACAGTTGGTAACGATGAAAATGCCTTTTGGTAAGTATAAAGAAACGCTCCTCTGCGATCTGCCGGTATCCTATCTCGAATGGTTTCAGCGCAAAGGATTTCCAAAAGGAAAACTGGGCATGTTATTACAAACCATGTATGAAATCCGGTTAAACGGGCTGGTGTACCTGCTCGAACCATTGAAGAAAAAAAGTTAA
- a CDS encoding LLM class flavin-dependent oxidoreductase translates to MSLQLSVLDQTPIRRGSNAVEALQESIQLARLADRLGYTRYWLSEHHNTITLAGAAPEVLIARLAGETNYIRLGSGGIMLPNHSTLKVAENFRLLEALYPNRIDLGLGRAPGGDRITAQLLNPSNTFDPQEYIRQIRDLKDFLTDAPGEGNVDGKIRAIPSINTVPELWMLTSSGESAYLAAHTGMALSYAQFINPVGGAAAIASYRQRFRPSAQLSAPQANVGIFAFCSDNERKVQEVQATMDYRLLSFEKGRFDEIPTYETAKAYNYTPGEWQRVLFNRSRMVIGTPEVVKEKITALANELEVEEVVIATFADQAEDRFRSYELFSEVFELAERQTRQFA, encoded by the coding sequence ATGTCCTTGCAATTAAGTGTTTTAGATCAAACTCCCATCCGGCGCGGGAGTAATGCGGTAGAAGCGCTGCAGGAATCTATCCAACTGGCCCGCCTGGCCGACCGGCTCGGGTATACCCGTTACTGGCTGTCTGAACACCACAATACCATCACGCTGGCAGGCGCAGCGCCTGAAGTATTGATAGCCCGGCTGGCGGGGGAAACCAATTATATCCGCCTTGGCTCCGGTGGTATCATGCTGCCGAACCACAGCACCTTAAAAGTGGCCGAAAACTTCCGCCTGCTCGAAGCCCTCTATCCCAATCGCATTGACCTGGGCCTGGGCCGCGCGCCCGGCGGAGACCGCATCACCGCTCAATTGCTCAATCCCTCCAATACATTCGATCCGCAGGAATACATCCGGCAGATCAGGGACCTGAAAGATTTCCTGACAGATGCGCCCGGCGAAGGCAATGTGGACGGGAAAATAAGGGCCATTCCAAGCATTAATACCGTACCGGAATTGTGGATGCTTACTTCCAGCGGGGAGAGCGCCTACCTAGCTGCCCATACCGGCATGGCCCTGTCGTATGCCCAATTCATCAATCCTGTTGGCGGCGCTGCTGCTATCGCCAGTTACAGGCAACGTTTCCGCCCTTCGGCACAGCTTTCCGCTCCCCAGGCCAATGTGGGCATCTTTGCTTTTTGTTCGGACAATGAACGTAAAGTACAGGAAGTGCAGGCCACCATGGACTATCGCCTGCTCAGTTTTGAAAAAGGCCGTTTTGATGAAATACCTACCTATGAAACGGCTAAAGCTTATAACTATACGCCAGGCGAATGGCAACGTGTATTATTCAACCGGAGCCGTATGGTGATTGGTACGCCGGAGGTGGTGAAAGAAAAGATAACAGCCCTGGCCAATGAGTTGGAAGTGGAGGAAGTTGTGATAGCTACTTTTGCAGACCAGGCAGAAGACCGGTTTCGCAGTTATGAATTATTCTCAGAAGTATTTGAGCTGGCAGAGCGGCAAACGCGGCAGTTTGCCTGA
- a CDS encoding sensor histidine kinase, giving the protein MNKYPFIFSNEPRYRIRRHVAFWTFWWLFQGVLYAFTPARFGLTYSQRLPVSLIESAIFLVAHIFLSYTLMYFVLPRYLLKNKYLLTAFWVLVAFLATAALSSLLSMLVVIPMLRMIFPQWSNFQHPSHHFTFFLGLLAGLRGGITIGGLAAAIKLMKYWYVKEQRNLQLQKENAESQLQLLKAQVHPHFLFNTLNNIYSHTQGVAPVASQLVMGLSDMLRFMLYECNQPLVPLSKELTLIRDYITLEKIRYDEQFDIHLDIPTDTGNLHIAPLLLLPLVENCFKHGTSNMLEQPWLSLQVQLKEDTMEVRLMNGKAKEKKPTNSFGIGIQNVRKRLDLLYPEKHVLKIMDEEEVFVVQLTLQLERIQVARKKEENIFVLTNHD; this is encoded by the coding sequence ATGAACAAGTATCCCTTTATATTTTCCAATGAGCCCCGGTACAGGATACGCCGGCACGTAGCCTTCTGGACTTTCTGGTGGTTGTTCCAGGGGGTTTTATATGCCTTTACGCCGGCGCGGTTTGGCCTTACCTATAGCCAACGGCTTCCGGTGTCCCTGATCGAGTCGGCTATTTTCTTAGTGGCCCATATTTTCCTTTCCTATACACTGATGTATTTTGTATTGCCACGGTATTTGTTGAAAAACAAATACCTGTTGACAGCCTTCTGGGTGTTGGTTGCTTTTCTGGCCACTGCTGCACTGTCGTCCCTGCTTTCGATGCTTGTGGTAATACCTATGTTGCGCATGATATTCCCCCAATGGTCTAACTTTCAGCACCCATCGCATCATTTTACTTTTTTCCTGGGTTTGCTGGCCGGATTACGGGGAGGTATCACCATTGGTGGTTTAGCGGCGGCCATTAAACTGATGAAGTACTGGTATGTGAAAGAGCAGCGCAACCTGCAATTGCAGAAAGAAAATGCGGAATCCCAACTGCAATTATTGAAAGCGCAGGTACATCCCCACTTTTTATTCAATACGCTGAACAATATTTATTCGCATACACAAGGTGTGGCGCCGGTAGCCTCACAACTGGTCATGGGACTGTCGGATATGTTGCGTTTTATGTTGTATGAATGCAATCAGCCATTGGTACCTTTATCCAAAGAGCTTACGCTGATCAGGGACTATATTACGCTGGAGAAGATACGCTATGATGAACAATTTGATATTCACCTGGATATTCCAACAGACACCGGCAACCTGCATATAGCGCCCCTGCTGTTATTACCCCTGGTAGAGAATTGTTTTAAGCATGGCACCAGCAATATGCTGGAGCAGCCCTGGCTGAGCCTGCAGGTACAACTGAAAGAAGATACCATGGAAGTGAGGCTGATGAATGGAAAAGCAAAAGAGAAAAAGCCAACAAATAGCTTTGGGATCGGCATCCAGAATGTTCGTAAGCGGCTCGACCTGTTGTATCCCGAAAAGCATGTGCTGAAAATTATGGATGAAGAAGAGGTATTTGTAGTGCAACTGACTTTACAACTGGAAAGGATCCAGGTGGCCCGGAAGAAAGAAGAAAATATTTTTGTACTGACCAATCATGACTGA
- a CDS encoding LytR/AlgR family response regulator transcription factor — protein sequence MTELKTIRCLIVDDEPPAREVIRRYVQDVPTLHLAGECANAVQALAALQQQPVDLIFLDIRMPQLDGTTFLKTLKNPPRVIFTTAYPEYALEGYELDVVDYLLKPVRFDRFLKAVNKAFPLGSQQTDAVNFTAPAVGQEEKKNESFVYFRADRKMQKVMLHEILYIESMKDYVKIVTTAGVIITKQSITSVEAMLSDKLFVRTHRSFIVAIDKIRSYTNELIEIDKAEIPIGKLYRNGVMKMLS from the coding sequence ATGACTGAATTAAAGACGATACGATGCCTGATCGTAGATGATGAACCACCGGCACGGGAGGTAATAAGGCGTTATGTGCAGGATGTGCCCACACTCCACCTGGCGGGGGAATGCGCCAACGCCGTACAGGCATTGGCCGCTTTACAGCAGCAGCCCGTTGATCTTATTTTCCTTGATATCAGAATGCCCCAACTGGATGGCACTACTTTCCTGAAGACGCTGAAGAATCCTCCGCGGGTTATTTTTACTACAGCTTACCCCGAATATGCGCTGGAAGGATATGAACTGGACGTGGTGGATTACCTGCTGAAGCCAGTACGGTTTGACCGGTTTTTAAAAGCAGTCAATAAAGCATTTCCTTTGGGAAGTCAACAGACCGATGCAGTCAACTTTACGGCTCCTGCTGTTGGTCAGGAGGAAAAGAAGAATGAATCTTTTGTTTATTTCCGGGCCGACCGTAAGATGCAAAAAGTAATGCTGCATGAGATCCTGTACATTGAAAGCATGAAGGACTATGTAAAAATAGTTACCACGGCAGGCGTGATCATTACCAAGCAATCTATTACTTCCGTGGAAGCAATGTTATCGGATAAGTTATTCGTACGCACCCACCGCTCTTTCATTGTAGCCATTGATAAGATCCGTTCTTACACCAATGAGCTTATTGAAATAGACAAAGCAGAGATCCCCATCGGCAAGCTGTACCGGAATGGGGTGATGAAAATGCTCTCCTGA